One Actinomycetota bacterium DNA window includes the following coding sequences:
- the miaA gene encoding tRNA (adenosine(37)-N6)-dimethylallyltransferase MiaA, whose product MSDIRELPQKIPVIAILGPTGVGKSSIGQLLAEQLNGEIISADSMQVYRGMDTGTAKVPPARRSVRYHCIDLVEPGENFSAALYQECARQAIIDIDSREKRPFVVGGTGLYVRAVLDDFSFPAGDVSSESRLKLEAEAECIGAHAMHKRLTAADPESAKLIHPNNLRRTLRALEMAEQGRSYAEQHSGFSEYHDVFETLRFGLTMERAALYRAIELRVESMLESGLLDEIATLLDRGFREAVTSAQAIGYKEFVPVLEGRTSLLEATSAVIQATRRYAKRQISWFRRDERIVWIDATGKSHEDCAAEIARAIESNSFIM is encoded by the coding sequence TTGTCAGATATACGTGAGCTTCCCCAAAAAATTCCGGTAATCGCGATACTCGGCCCGACTGGCGTGGGAAAATCCAGTATCGGGCAGCTACTTGCCGAGCAGCTCAATGGCGAGATAATAAGCGCGGACTCCATGCAGGTCTATCGGGGAATGGATACAGGAACGGCCAAAGTCCCACCTGCGAGGCGAAGCGTTCGGTATCACTGCATTGATCTAGTCGAGCCTGGAGAGAACTTCTCGGCGGCTCTCTATCAAGAGTGTGCGCGCCAGGCGATCATCGACATCGACTCTCGCGAAAAAAGGCCATTTGTGGTTGGCGGCACCGGTCTTTATGTAAGAGCGGTCCTTGATGACTTTTCGTTTCCTGCAGGCGATGTATCTTCCGAGTCTAGACTTAAACTTGAGGCTGAGGCAGAGTGTATCGGCGCCCACGCGATGCACAAGAGATTAACAGCGGCCGACCCTGAATCAGCAAAGCTGATCCACCCAAACAATCTAAGGAGAACCCTCCGTGCGCTCGAAATGGCCGAGCAGGGCCGCTCTTACGCCGAACAACATTCGGGATTTTCCGAGTACCACGACGTATTCGAAACCCTCCGCTTTGGGCTGACCATGGAAAGAGCGGCCTTGTATCGGGCGATTGAGCTGCGAGTCGAATCGATGCTCGAGTCGGGGCTCCTCGATGAGATCGCAACACTGCTTGATCGCGGATTTCGCGAAGCTGTTACGTCCGCTCAGGCGATTGGGTACAAAGAGTTTGTCCCAGTGCTTGAGGGGCGTACCTCGCTTCTTGAGGCCACTTCCGCTGTCATTCAAGCAACCCGGCGATATGCGAAACGTCAGATCTCCTGGTTTCGTAGGGACGAGCGTATCGTCTGGATTGATGCAACCGGAAAGTCTCACGAAGATTGTGCCGCTGAAATTGCTCGGGCAATTGAATCAAACTCGTTCATAATGTAA
- the amrA gene encoding AmmeMemoRadiSam system protein A — protein sequence MGPSVSEVYGIIAPHPPIMLEAVGGKDSARTAQTSSSLHFAAKALTRFDPEIIVVLSPHTPTIAGAISVDSSPKHVGSLREFGAATISSSFRGNPAFAQELLYRLDDRGIPAIDRVSVPSLYAGTLDHGVIVPMSILNPNSRWPIIPISASTLALENYLHLGAVLRMAAASLNTRLAVVGSGDCSHKLTPDAPAGYSSRAAEFDRALITLISANDYLGLSNLDSSLIDEAGQCGLRSFIAVGAASSPAYTRVLSYERPWGVGYLTAVINEQLAPLGDSVDFYPQAVFADPITLARSAIRHFLFTGKMLEPKLYDVGDLPDRTGVFVSLHSEGRLRGCIGSIYPTCDNIASEIAKSAVQAATADCRFASVSADELDTLTIKVDLIEQPQKCSISDLDPRKWGVIVSSGTKRGVLLPDLSHIETPEQQLSIAKKKAGLSPDEPYTLERFNVVRYT from the coding sequence ATGGGCCCTTCGGTATCTGAGGTTTACGGCATAATAGCTCCACATCCACCGATCATGCTTGAGGCAGTTGGCGGCAAAGATTCCGCTCGCACAGCTCAAACCTCTTCTTCTCTGCACTTTGCTGCAAAAGCGCTGACTCGGTTCGATCCCGAGATCATCGTGGTGCTATCACCCCATACCCCCACGATTGCTGGTGCCATAAGCGTCGACTCCTCACCCAAGCACGTTGGATCGCTAAGAGAATTTGGCGCGGCTACAATCTCAAGCTCCTTCCGAGGAAACCCCGCATTCGCTCAGGAATTACTTTATCGCCTTGACGATAGAGGTATTCCAGCAATCGACAGGGTGTCCGTACCTTCACTTTATGCGGGCACTTTAGATCACGGTGTGATCGTGCCGATGTCGATACTCAATCCAAATTCCCGCTGGCCAATTATCCCAATATCAGCCTCAACCTTAGCTTTAGAAAACTATCTCCACCTAGGCGCCGTTTTGCGTATGGCTGCGGCCTCCCTGAATACAAGACTTGCAGTTGTGGGTAGCGGAGACTGCAGCCACAAGCTCACTCCAGACGCACCGGCGGGATACTCTAGCCGAGCGGCCGAATTCGACAGGGCGCTGATCACTTTGATCTCCGCGAACGACTATCTCGGGCTTTCAAATCTTGATTCGTCGCTCATAGACGAAGCAGGTCAGTGTGGTTTGCGTTCGTTTATCGCAGTTGGTGCGGCATCTTCTCCCGCTTACACCAGAGTGCTCTCCTATGAGCGTCCGTGGGGAGTGGGCTATCTGACCGCTGTGATAAACGAACAGCTGGCTCCTTTGGGGGACAGTGTAGATTTTTATCCCCAAGCCGTGTTTGCCGATCCGATCACACTGGCAAGAAGCGCTATTCGGCACTTCCTTTTTACAGGAAAGATGCTCGAGCCTAAACTCTATGATGTCGGCGATCTTCCCGATCGCACAGGTGTTTTTGTGTCACTTCACAGTGAAGGCCGGCTGCGTGGATGTATCGGTTCGATATATCCGACTTGCGATAACATCGCGAGCGAAATCGCAAAAAGTGCAGTTCAAGCCGCTACCGCTGACTGCAGATTCGCGTCGGTATCGGCAGATGAACTCGATACTCTCACCATAAAGGTAGACCTCATCGAGCAGCCCCAAAAATGCAGCATCTCCGATTTGGATCCACGAAAATGGGGTGTGATCGTATCTTCCGGCACAAAAAGAGGAGTTTTGCTGCCCGACCTGAGTCACATCGAAACTCCCGAGCAGCAACTATCCATCGCCAAGAAAAAGGCTGGACTGAGCCCTGATGAACCTTACACATTAGAGAGATTCAACGTTGTCAGATATACGTGA
- a CDS encoding diaminopimelate epimerase, with translation MRFTKMHGLGNDFVVIEDLDCSIEIPAETIAWLCDRNLGIGGDGLILVRPATSTAADYFMLYHNADGSKAEMCGNGVRCFAKYLVDHSLVDSSLGELRVETLGGIKPIRFELTSAGLMGAATVDMGKPRVISKDISDLMPDDIVSDYSIATPYGEFTATAVSMGNPHAVIWVDDIGKAPVTTVGPIIENSPIFPLKTNVEFAQVVGVDRIRLRVWERGVGETLACGTGACATLVAASLADRVGRSATVELPGGELFILWDTDDHIYMTGPATEVFSGTINLQ, from the coding sequence ATTCGATTCACAAAGATGCACGGCCTCGGCAACGATTTCGTCGTGATTGAAGACCTCGACTGCTCCATTGAAATTCCGGCCGAAACTATCGCCTGGTTGTGCGATCGAAACCTTGGGATAGGCGGAGACGGACTGATACTTGTCAGGCCTGCAACCAGCACCGCCGCAGACTACTTCATGCTATATCACAACGCCGATGGCTCGAAGGCGGAGATGTGCGGGAACGGCGTTCGCTGCTTCGCCAAGTACCTTGTCGATCATTCACTCGTCGATAGCTCCCTCGGGGAGCTTAGGGTTGAAACTCTCGGCGGAATAAAGCCTATTCGCTTCGAGCTGACTTCGGCGGGGTTAATGGGTGCTGCGACCGTAGATATGGGTAAGCCTAGGGTTATCTCCAAAGATATTTCAGATTTGATGCCGGATGATATCGTTTCTGATTATTCGATCGCGACACCCTATGGAGAGTTCACCGCTACCGCTGTCTCCATGGGGAATCCGCACGCCGTGATATGGGTAGATGATATCGGTAAGGCGCCGGTCACAACTGTAGGGCCCATCATAGAAAACAGTCCCATTTTTCCTCTGAAAACCAACGTCGAGTTTGCGCAAGTAGTTGGTGTTGACAGAATACGCTTGCGGGTGTGGGAGCGGGGAGTGGGTGAGACGCTTGCCTGTGGAACAGGGGCATGCGCAACTTTGGTCGCAGCCAGCCTAGCCGATCGTGTCGGCAGAAGTGCCACCGTTGAGCTACCTGGCGGAGAGCTTTTCATCCTGTGGGACACCGATGACCACATATATATGACAGGACCTGCAACAGAAGTTTTTTCCGGTACCATCAATCTGCAATAA